The Pyrococcus kukulkanii genome contains a region encoding:
- a CDS encoding ABC transporter ATP-binding protein: MYAIEVVNLVKRYGDFEALKGVTLRIKENEIFALLGPNGAGKTTVLRIIAEGLSYDSGEVKVFGRKLSREALRFIGYVPQEDILYNLLTVEENLQFYADLFDAPAERIDDLIERFSLPRKKKVRELSGGFRKRLSIAVTLLHDPRIIILDEPSTGLDVPSRRELWRIIRELKEEGKTIILATHYMEEAEVLSDRVAIMNEGRVIAVGTVEELKRLAGQSSVLHIEGTIVGAENLGSNVLVKENYVRIPVEDPRKELPKVIDVLLKSGSEIRLVRVEEPTLEDVFLKLTGRGLE; encoded by the coding sequence ATGTACGCTATAGAAGTTGTCAATCTAGTAAAAAGATATGGAGACTTTGAAGCTCTCAAAGGAGTAACACTCAGGATAAAGGAAAATGAGATTTTTGCTCTCCTTGGTCCCAATGGTGCCGGGAAAACAACGGTCCTCAGGATAATCGCTGAGGGGCTTTCCTATGATTCTGGCGAAGTCAAAGTATTTGGAAGGAAACTTTCGCGAGAAGCTTTGAGGTTTATTGGCTACGTTCCCCAGGAAGATATACTTTACAACCTCCTAACAGTCGAGGAGAACCTCCAGTTTTACGCTGATTTATTCGACGCGCCGGCCGAGAGAATTGATGATTTAATTGAGAGATTTAGTCTGCCGAGGAAGAAGAAGGTTAGGGAACTGAGCGGGGGATTCAGGAAGAGACTCAGCATTGCAGTAACGCTCCTTCATGATCCGAGGATAATAATACTCGACGAGCCTTCCACAGGTTTGGATGTTCCCTCGAGGAGGGAGCTTTGGAGGATAATAAGGGAGCTGAAGGAGGAGGGCAAAACAATAATCCTAGCCACTCATTACATGGAGGAAGCTGAGGTTCTCTCCGATAGGGTCGCCATAATGAATGAGGGCAGAGTCATTGCTGTCGGCACAGTTGAAGAGCTTAAAAGGCTGGCCGGTCAGTCCAGCGTACTTCACATTGAGGGAACCATAGTGGGGGCTGAGAACCTCGGTAGCAACGTTCTGGTGAAGGAAAACTACGTTAGAATACCTGTGGAGGATCCCAGGAAGGAGTTGCCTAAGGTTATAGATGTTCTCCTAAAAAGCGGGAGTGAAATCAGGCTTGTGCGGGTGGAGGAGCCCACGTTGGAGGATGTT